A genomic region of Motilibacter rhizosphaerae contains the following coding sequences:
- a CDS encoding glycosyl hydrolase, whose protein sequence is MPRPPRRRRPTVPRALLAAGAAAGTLAATLASGAAPAAAKDKSVGVPDPVPTLTAASFASPPTTVRPKYRWWVPLAYTQDDELRAEVAQIAAAGAGGVEVSPFAVPGQGNRDSSFLTTYGWGTPLWTHKLQVILAAANQYGLTVDQNLGPNYPPTVPTVHDVNDPAAAQQIVYGQATLAGGTAFTGALPQPTTAPPAGARTTLVSVVAARCTDAVCAPSAAGTRQLDRTSLVDITGQVQAGQLTWSAPAGAGTWVLLAFYQTADGLTKTGYEATTPDYVVDHLSSTGAKALESFWESTIFTPQTQQLIDAMQGPGSIFEDSLEMGSHELWTSDFASRFASLRGYPVSQALPALTGIGQQGTGTPAYDFSDGSGARFRQDYRQTWSDLYIDQYVSSLQQWAEGHHLDYRAQFYGDPIATGRAAQVTGIPEGESIDFGSPTNLGVEQDYRVVAGGARAVQTTRISTECCGIFNGAYRSTVAGRDLDQDITGPAYVNGLAQNGNLDTIYKAYAGGVTQVVWHGFAYAEAPTGLASPNSGEGGAWPGYNPWNIQGFLNVGELFGPRLPTWQDYRSVNDSLARDQLVLRQGDPMLDLAVYYQDLGLAGQSVSPQETPGHMLGVDSATARAGYSYDYLTPDALAGTFVGDGRLARRDGKQKALILANQTTMPVPAAQRILTLAQQGLPVVVIGAAPSAVPGAAAAGEDAALQAVVAQLLAQPGVHQVATEAQLPQALHAIGVDPDAAPTATTGALETVHRDAGGTDYYLVYNRSGSTVDTTVQLTGGGRAYRLDSWTGSITALGTYTAGDGSVSVPLHLAAYDTTVFAVTRNNQLGAKQGSTHAVTSTADEVRYTGGGSLAVRSTTNRTVTTTLDDGRTITTPVSGVTPPQALGTWQLSVESWTPGATQSQTLKTVLPTATVQAGADGSLPAWSEIPGRPDLLHASGVGTYTTTVDLPGNAGTSPGAHLDLGKAVDTVRLQVNGRTVGPLDQSDLRRIDLAGLLHAGRNTISVTVSTTLYDAVKTTGGATYRLPDQRVGLLGPVTLTPYGEQPVR, encoded by the coding sequence ATGCCCCGACCGCCTCGTAGGCGACGCCCGACAGTTCCTCGTGCCCTGCTCGCTGCAGGCGCGGCCGCGGGCACGCTCGCCGCGACCCTCGCGTCCGGCGCCGCCCCCGCCGCCGCGAAGGACAAGTCCGTGGGGGTCCCGGACCCTGTGCCGACGCTGACCGCTGCCTCCTTCGCGAGCCCGCCGACGACCGTGCGACCCAAGTACCGCTGGTGGGTGCCGCTCGCCTACACCCAGGACGACGAGCTCCGGGCCGAGGTCGCGCAGATCGCCGCAGCCGGCGCCGGCGGGGTCGAGGTCTCGCCGTTCGCCGTGCCCGGACAGGGGAACCGCGACTCGTCGTTCCTCACGACCTACGGGTGGGGAACGCCGCTGTGGACGCACAAGCTGCAGGTCATCCTCGCCGCGGCGAACCAGTACGGCCTCACCGTCGACCAGAACCTCGGGCCCAACTACCCACCCACCGTCCCGACGGTGCACGACGTCAACGACCCCGCAGCCGCGCAGCAGATCGTCTACGGGCAGGCGACTCTGGCCGGTGGGACGGCCTTCACCGGCGCCCTCCCCCAGCCCACCACCGCACCGCCGGCCGGCGCCCGCACGACGCTCGTCTCCGTCGTCGCCGCCCGCTGCACCGATGCGGTCTGCGCGCCCTCAGCCGCGGGCACCCGCCAGCTCGATCGCACCTCGCTGGTCGACATCACGGGGCAGGTGCAGGCAGGCCAGCTCACCTGGTCCGCACCCGCTGGCGCCGGCACCTGGGTCCTGCTCGCCTTCTACCAGACGGCGGACGGCCTCACGAAGACCGGCTACGAGGCCACGACGCCGGACTACGTCGTCGACCATCTCAGCAGCACCGGCGCGAAGGCCCTGGAGTCCTTCTGGGAGAGCACCATCTTCACCCCGCAGACCCAGCAGCTCATCGACGCGATGCAGGGGCCGGGCTCGATCTTCGAGGACTCCCTCGAGATGGGCTCGCACGAGCTCTGGACGTCGGACTTCGCCTCGCGGTTCGCGAGCCTCCGCGGATACCCCGTGTCGCAGGCCCTTCCGGCCCTCACCGGCATCGGGCAGCAGGGCACCGGGACCCCGGCGTACGACTTCAGCGACGGCAGCGGCGCCCGGTTCCGCCAGGACTACCGGCAGACCTGGAGCGACCTCTACATCGACCAGTACGTCAGCTCGCTGCAGCAGTGGGCCGAGGGGCACCACCTCGACTACCGCGCCCAGTTCTACGGCGACCCCATCGCCACCGGGCGCGCGGCGCAGGTGACCGGCATCCCCGAAGGCGAGTCGATCGACTTCGGCAGCCCCACCAACCTGGGCGTCGAACAGGACTACCGCGTCGTCGCCGGCGGCGCGCGCGCCGTCCAGACCACCCGCATCTCCACCGAGTGCTGCGGGATCTTCAACGGCGCCTACCGGTCCACCGTCGCCGGCCGTGACCTCGACCAGGACATCACCGGGCCGGCGTACGTCAACGGGCTCGCGCAGAACGGCAACCTCGACACCATCTACAAGGCCTATGCCGGTGGTGTGACCCAGGTCGTCTGGCACGGCTTCGCGTACGCGGAGGCCCCCACCGGACTCGCCAGCCCCAACAGCGGCGAAGGCGGGGCCTGGCCGGGCTACAACCCGTGGAACATCCAGGGCTTCCTCAACGTCGGTGAGCTGTTCGGGCCGCGGCTGCCCACCTGGCAGGACTACCGCAGCGTCAACGACTCCCTCGCCCGCGACCAGCTCGTCCTGCGCCAGGGCGACCCGATGCTCGACCTTGCGGTCTACTACCAGGACCTCGGCCTCGCCGGGCAGAGCGTCAGCCCGCAGGAGACCCCGGGACACATGCTCGGCGTCGACTCCGCCACCGCCCGCGCCGGCTACAGCTACGACTACCTCACCCCCGACGCGCTCGCCGGCACCTTCGTGGGCGACGGGCGCCTCGCCCGCCGCGACGGCAAGCAGAAGGCGCTCATCCTCGCCAACCAGACCACGATGCCGGTCCCAGCGGCCCAGCGGATCCTCACGCTCGCCCAGCAGGGACTGCCGGTGGTCGTCATCGGCGCCGCCCCCAGCGCCGTGCCGGGAGCCGCGGCCGCTGGCGAGGACGCCGCACTGCAGGCCGTGGTCGCCCAGTTGCTCGCGCAGCCCGGCGTGCACCAGGTCGCCACCGAGGCGCAGCTCCCCCAGGCGCTGCACGCCATCGGCGTCGACCCCGACGCCGCTCCCACCGCCACCACAGGCGCGCTCGAGACCGTGCATCGCGACGCCGGCGGCACGGACTACTACCTCGTCTACAACCGCTCCGGCTCCACGGTAGACACCACGGTGCAGCTGACTGGCGGGGGCCGGGCCTACCGGCTCGACAGCTGGACCGGCAGCATCACGGCGCTCGGCACCTACACCGCGGGAGACGGCTCGGTCAGCGTGCCGCTGCACCTTGCGGCCTACGACACCACGGTCTTCGCGGTCACCCGCAACAACCAGCTCGGCGCCAAGCAGGGCAGCACCCACGCGGTGACGAGCACGGCGGACGAGGTCCGCTACACCGGCGGCGGCAGCCTCGCGGTCAGGTCCACCACCAACCGGACGGTGACCACCACCCTCGACGACGGGCGCACCATCACCACCCCCGTCTCCGGCGTCACCCCGCCGCAGGCACTCGGGACCTGGCAGCTCTCCGTCGAGTCCTGGACCCCCGGAGCGACGCAGAGCCAGACCCTCAAGACCGTGCTCCCCACCGCCACCGTGCAGGCGGGAGCGGACGGCAGCCTCCCCGCCTGGAGCGAGATCCCCGGTCGCCCCGACCTGCTCCACGCCTCCGGCGTCGGCACGTACACCACGACCGTCGACCTGCCCGGGAACGCCGGAACCAGCCCCGGGGCGCACCTCGACCTCGGGAAGGCCGTCGACACCGTGCGGCTCCAGGTCAACGGCCGGACGGTCGGCCCGCTGGACCAGAGCGACCTCCGGCGCATCGACCTCGCCGGGCTGCTCCACGCCGGCCGGAACACCATCAGCGTCACCGTCTCCACCACCCTCTACGACGCGGTGAAGACCACCGGCGGGGCGACCTACCGGCTCCCCGACCAGCGGGTCGGGCTCCTCGGCCCCGTCACCCTGACGCCCTACGGCGAGCAGCCCGTCCGCTGA
- a CDS encoding RidA family protein, with amino-acid sequence MSTNRQNISSGSPREPVLGYSRAVRVGNLVFVAGTTSGGIGEDAESQTREIFTRISKALEQAGASYEDVVRTRVYLTHLARDFDAVGAVHGEIFGEIRPVTATIGVSELASPDVLVEVEVDAVLA; translated from the coding sequence TTGAGCACCAACCGACAGAACATCTCGTCCGGCTCCCCCCGAGAGCCCGTCCTCGGGTACTCCCGCGCGGTCCGCGTGGGCAACCTCGTGTTCGTAGCCGGCACCACCTCAGGCGGCATCGGAGAAGACGCAGAGTCCCAGACCCGCGAGATCTTCACCCGCATCAGCAAGGCGCTCGAGCAGGCTGGGGCCAGCTACGAGGACGTCGTCCGCACCCGCGTCTACCTCACCCACCTCGCCCGGGACTTCGACGCCGTCGGTGCCGTCCACGGGGAGATCTTCGGCGAGATTCGGCCCGTCACGGCCACCATCGGCGTCTCCGAACTCGCCTCTCCGGACGTCCTCGTCGAAGTCGAGGTGGACGCCGTGCTCGCCTGA
- a CDS encoding HAD family hydrolase, protein MTRPQQDNADDTASWRPFVVPATPTLTLFDLDGVLSRRDTMAALVRRRLRQRPQSLATVVPLALLSRLLPAAGELRPAVHRAIVRIALRGLRRDEYDRLAHAVSQHLAEPGNAPESALQELRVAAQAGAVMVVTASEALLARSYLDALGLERVPVLASHLQEHDGQLRLAPHNVGHRKVRALLALGVTPSAAHLYTDSPSDLPLASQSARTTLVNASARLERVFSRRVATLDTIRW, encoded by the coding sequence ATGACGCGACCCCAGCAGGACAACGCCGATGACACCGCCTCCTGGCGCCCGTTTGTCGTGCCGGCGACGCCGACGCTGACCTTGTTCGACCTCGACGGGGTCCTGAGCCGTCGCGACACGATGGCCGCCCTCGTCCGCCGCCGCCTCCGACAGCGCCCCCAAAGTCTGGCCACCGTCGTCCCCCTCGCGCTTCTCTCCCGGCTGCTGCCCGCGGCAGGCGAGCTGCGCCCCGCGGTCCATCGCGCCATTGTGCGCATTGCGCTTCGCGGACTGCGGCGCGACGAGTACGACCGACTCGCCCACGCGGTCTCGCAGCACCTCGCCGAGCCCGGGAACGCGCCCGAGAGCGCGCTGCAGGAGCTGCGGGTAGCCGCACAAGCCGGTGCGGTGATGGTCGTCACCGCGAGCGAGGCACTGCTCGCGCGCTCCTACCTTGACGCGCTCGGCCTCGAGCGCGTGCCGGTCCTCGCCTCGCACCTGCAGGAACACGATGGGCAGCTCCGCCTCGCTCCGCACAACGTGGGCCACAGGAAGGTTCGGGCGCTGCTGGCCCTAGGCGTCACGCCGTCCGCGGCGCACCTCTACACCGATTCACCCAGCGACCTGCCGCTCGCCTCCCAGAGCGCCCGAACCACCCTCGTGAACGCGAGCGCGCGACTGGAGCGCGTCTTCTCCCGACGCGTAGCCACGCTCGACACGATCCGCTGGTAG
- a CDS encoding DeoR/GlpR family DNA-binding transcription regulator — protein MLAAERRRAIARAVASRPSVRTEELAAEFGVSGETIRRDLLALDAAGELSRVYGGATPADSVRRRLSEGTFADREHTNVEAKRRIAAAAAGQLEDGLTVSIDVGTTMLELARALPAQWRGRVLTNSLLVAAEVADRPDVELVVSGGAIRAGDLACSGARAAALFSDYYADIAFLASGGIDAKVGLSDYYPAEVDVRKVMLTHSARSVVLADSTKIGVIAPRRVCGLDEIGQLVTDTVLPAAVAAALEPSRVLVAA, from the coding sequence ATGCTTGCCGCCGAACGGCGCCGGGCGATCGCCCGGGCCGTCGCCAGCCGCCCCAGCGTCCGCACCGAGGAGCTGGCAGCGGAGTTCGGCGTCTCGGGCGAGACCATTCGCCGCGACCTGCTCGCCCTCGACGCCGCCGGCGAGCTCTCCCGCGTCTACGGTGGCGCCACACCCGCCGACAGCGTCCGGCGGCGCCTCAGTGAAGGCACCTTCGCCGACCGGGAGCACACGAACGTCGAGGCCAAGCGCAGGATCGCGGCCGCCGCGGCCGGCCAGCTCGAGGACGGCCTGACCGTCAGCATCGACGTCGGCACCACCATGCTGGAGCTCGCCCGCGCCCTGCCCGCCCAGTGGCGCGGACGCGTCCTCACCAACTCGCTGCTCGTCGCCGCCGAGGTCGCCGACCGTCCCGACGTCGAGCTCGTCGTGTCCGGCGGTGCAATCCGAGCCGGGGACCTCGCCTGCTCCGGCGCCCGGGCAGCAGCGCTGTTCAGCGACTACTACGCGGACATCGCCTTCCTCGCCTCCGGCGGCATCGACGCCAAGGTCGGGCTCAGCGACTACTACCCGGCCGAGGTCGACGTCCGCAAGGTCATGCTCACCCACAGCGCGCGCAGCGTGGTGCTGGCTGACTCCACGAAGATCGGCGTCATTGCGCCCCGCCGCGTCTGCGGACTCGACGAGATCGGCCAGCTCGTCACGGACACCGTTCTGCCGGCCGCGGTCGCAGCCGCCCTGGAACCCTCCCGCGTGCTCGTAGCGGCATGA
- a CDS encoding NAD(P)/FAD-dependent oxidoreductase gives MTTLDVEATGTQVLTPAVAIIGAGPSGLRAAAELAPRVNGEVLVLERESVAGGIPRHSDHLGYGIRDRHAFLTGPRYAQLLRDEAAAAGARILTNAMVTGWAGDRSLAVTSPEGRIQVDAQAVILATGARERPRPARLIPGDRGRGVYTTGHLQNLVHLKHGRVGKKAVVVGAELVSWSAVMTLQHVGCRTVLMTTEYPKADSYAAFTGPGRVMFRTKVATRTRVVRILGRPDVTGVEVEHLDTGERRTIECDTVILTGDWIPDNELARAAGLPIDPVSKSPLVDTALRTGRPGVFAIGNVLHPVDTADVAALDGAAVAEHVVAYLAGQLPGDAQGSLTAERPFRWVSPSLWSATAPAPPRDRLLLWSEEFVAFPTVVVRQNGKEVARKRTPWPAAPGRVFRVPASIVEGIDWTAGPVTIGMAERR, from the coding sequence ATGACCACGCTCGACGTCGAAGCGACCGGCACCCAGGTCCTCACGCCCGCGGTGGCGATCATCGGCGCCGGCCCGTCCGGCCTGCGGGCCGCGGCGGAACTGGCGCCGCGCGTCAACGGGGAGGTCCTCGTGCTCGAACGGGAGAGCGTCGCCGGCGGGATCCCCCGGCACAGCGACCACCTCGGCTACGGCATCCGGGATCGCCACGCATTTCTGACGGGCCCGCGGTACGCCCAACTGCTGCGCGACGAAGCCGCCGCCGCCGGCGCGCGCATCCTCACCAATGCGATGGTCACCGGCTGGGCAGGCGACCGCTCCCTCGCCGTAACCAGCCCCGAAGGCCGCATCCAGGTCGACGCGCAAGCGGTCATCCTCGCCACCGGCGCGCGGGAGCGGCCCCGGCCCGCGCGCCTCATCCCCGGGGACCGCGGCCGCGGCGTCTACACCACCGGCCACCTGCAGAACCTCGTCCACCTCAAGCACGGCCGCGTCGGCAAGAAGGCTGTCGTCGTCGGGGCCGAGCTCGTCAGCTGGTCCGCGGTGATGACCCTGCAGCACGTCGGCTGCCGCACCGTGCTCATGACCACCGAGTACCCGAAGGCGGACTCCTACGCGGCCTTCACCGGACCTGGCCGAGTCATGTTCAGGACCAAGGTCGCCACCCGCACCCGCGTCGTCCGGATCCTCGGCCGGCCCGACGTCACCGGCGTCGAGGTCGAGCACCTCGACACCGGCGAGCGGCGCACCATCGAGTGCGACACCGTCATCCTCACCGGCGACTGGATCCCCGACAACGAGCTCGCCCGCGCCGCCGGCCTCCCCATCGACCCGGTCAGCAAGTCCCCGCTCGTCGACACCGCCCTGCGCACCGGGCGCCCGGGCGTCTTCGCCATCGGGAACGTGCTCCACCCCGTCGACACCGCCGATGTCGCCGCGCTCGACGGCGCAGCAGTCGCCGAGCACGTCGTCGCGTACCTCGCCGGACAACTGCCCGGCGACGCCCAGGGCTCGCTGACGGCCGAGCGTCCGTTCCGGTGGGTCTCGCCGTCGTTGTGGAGCGCGACCGCACCCGCACCCCCACGTGACCGGCTGCTGCTCTGGAGCGAGGAGTTCGTCGCGTTCCCCACCGTCGTCGTGCGCCAGAACGGCAAAGAGGTGGCTCGCAAGCGGACCCCGTGGCCAGCCGCCCCCGGCCGCGTGTTCCGCGTCCCCGCCAGCATCGTCGAGGGCATTGACTGGACCGCTGGCCCCGTCACCATCGGGATGGCGGAACGGCGATGA
- a CDS encoding NAD(P)/FAD-dependent oxidoreductase codes for MSTTAQPYDVVVIGAGIVGSAIARTLAGYRLRVALLDARDDVGEGTSKANTAILHTGFDASPGTLESRLVHEGYHLLAAYAQETGIPVERTGALLVAWDEEQRDALPGLQAKAEKNGYHECRIVDADEVYAQVPHLGPGALAGLTVPDESIICTWTTNFALATDAVQRGAELLLERYVQSVDITDQTTTLHTSRGDVTARWVINAAGLGGDIIDGLFGYDRFTITPRRGELLVYDKQARQLVDKIVLPVPTARGKGVLVSPTIYGNVMLGPTAEDITDKTNTGTTEKGFEFLLGKGQQLMPELLEEEVTATYAGLRAASSHPDYLIEADRERRYVVVGGVRSTGLTSGMAVAQYVDHLLHETGGLELVERDDVPPPPRMPNIGEAFLRPYQDAARIAADPAYGKIVCFCERVTAGEIRDTFCSPLPPTTVEGLRRRTRAMNGRCQGFFCGAEVGELLKTRGNVPAAASHIQEVSS; via the coding sequence ATGAGCACCACAGCACAGCCGTACGACGTCGTCGTCATCGGCGCCGGCATCGTCGGCTCCGCCATCGCCCGCACCCTCGCCGGCTACCGCCTCCGCGTCGCGCTGCTCGACGCGCGCGACGACGTCGGAGAAGGCACGAGCAAGGCCAACACGGCCATCCTCCACACCGGGTTCGACGCCAGCCCCGGGACCCTCGAGTCCCGCCTCGTGCACGAGGGCTACCACCTGCTCGCCGCCTACGCGCAGGAGACCGGGATCCCCGTTGAGCGCACCGGCGCGCTGCTCGTCGCCTGGGACGAGGAGCAGCGCGACGCTCTCCCCGGCCTCCAGGCGAAGGCCGAGAAGAACGGCTACCACGAGTGCCGCATCGTCGACGCCGACGAGGTGTACGCCCAGGTGCCTCACCTCGGCCCCGGCGCCCTCGCCGGCCTCACCGTCCCCGACGAGTCCATCATCTGCACCTGGACCACCAACTTCGCGCTCGCCACCGACGCCGTCCAACGCGGTGCCGAGCTCCTGCTCGAGCGCTACGTCCAGTCCGTCGACATCACCGACCAGACGACGACGCTGCACACCTCCCGCGGGGACGTCACCGCCCGTTGGGTGATCAACGCCGCCGGACTCGGCGGCGACATCATCGACGGCCTCTTCGGCTACGACCGCTTCACCATCACCCCCCGCCGCGGTGAGCTCCTGGTCTACGACAAGCAGGCTCGCCAGCTCGTCGACAAGATCGTCCTGCCCGTCCCCACCGCCCGGGGCAAGGGCGTCCTGGTCAGCCCCACCATCTACGGCAACGTCATGCTCGGCCCGACGGCCGAGGACATCACCGACAAGACCAACACCGGCACCACCGAGAAGGGGTTCGAGTTCCTGCTCGGCAAGGGACAGCAGCTCATGCCCGAACTGCTGGAGGAGGAGGTCACCGCCACCTACGCCGGGCTCCGCGCCGCCAGCAGCCACCCCGACTACCTCATCGAGGCCGACCGCGAGCGCCGCTACGTCGTCGTCGGCGGCGTCCGCTCCACCGGACTCACCTCCGGCATGGCCGTCGCCCAGTACGTCGACCACCTCCTCCACGAGACCGGGGGCCTCGAGCTCGTCGAGCGTGACGACGTCCCCCCGCCGCCGCGGATGCCGAACATCGGCGAGGCTTTCCTGCGGCCCTACCAGGACGCCGCGCGCATCGCTGCCGACCCCGCCTACGGCAAGATCGTCTGCTTCTGCGAGCGGGTCACCGCCGGCGAGATCCGCGACACCTTCTGCTCGCCGCTGCCCCCCACCACCGTCGAGGGACTACGCCGCCGCACCCGCGCCATGAACGGCCGCTGCCAAGGCTTCTTCTGCGGCGCCGAGGTAGGCGAGCTGCTCAAGACCCGCGGGAACGTCCCCGCTGCCGCTTCGCACATCCAGGAGGTCTCCTCATGA
- a CDS encoding FGGY family carbohydrate kinase, which produces MTTVLAIDQGTSGTKAVVVSPEGPLLGLAEVPVRPRYLSGGGVEQDPSELLDSVLAAGREAVRQAGVAVDIVTLANQGETVLAWEPTTGKPLSPMVVWQDRRAEEICEELRPHAERIAAATGLVLDPYFSAPKQAWLRRHVTAEGVVTTSDSWLLHQLTGEFVTDATTASRSLVTDLESGQWDAGLLDLFGLGQERLPRILASDAVAGSTTAFGKEALVGGLIVDQQAALVAQNCLAPGQAKCTFGTGAFLLANVGSSPTRSSAGLATSVAYRLGEQLTYCLDGQVYTAASAVRWLQDVGHIDSAPDLDRVSAEDDDGVIAVPAFAGLAAPWWRPDARATFTGLTLSTSRGHLVLAVLEGIAAQVAELASLVEHDLDGPLQRLRVDGGLTQSRVLMQAVANLMQVEIDVYPSQHATPLGAAALARVAADPTRSLADAVVPWAPSWTYEPQWSADRAQDFRARWSAVATANC; this is translated from the coding sequence ATGACCACCGTCCTCGCCATCGACCAGGGCACTTCCGGTACGAAGGCGGTCGTCGTCTCGCCCGAGGGGCCGCTGCTGGGGCTGGCCGAGGTGCCGGTCCGTCCCCGCTACCTGTCCGGCGGCGGTGTGGAGCAGGACCCGAGTGAGCTCCTCGACTCCGTCCTCGCCGCTGGCAGGGAAGCCGTGCGGCAGGCAGGCGTTGCGGTCGACATCGTCACTCTCGCGAACCAGGGGGAGACGGTCCTCGCCTGGGAACCCACCACCGGGAAGCCCCTGTCTCCTATGGTCGTGTGGCAGGACCGGCGCGCGGAGGAGATCTGCGAGGAGCTGCGCCCGCACGCCGAGCGGATCGCGGCCGCCACCGGTCTCGTCCTGGACCCGTACTTCTCCGCGCCGAAGCAGGCCTGGCTCCGCCGGCACGTGACGGCCGAGGGTGTTGTCACCACCTCGGACAGCTGGCTCTTGCACCAGCTCACCGGCGAGTTCGTCACCGACGCGACGACGGCGAGCCGCTCGCTGGTGACCGACCTCGAGTCCGGGCAGTGGGACGCCGGGCTGCTCGACCTGTTCGGGCTCGGGCAGGAGCGGCTCCCTCGCATCCTGGCGTCCGACGCCGTCGCCGGGTCGACCACAGCGTTCGGGAAGGAAGCCCTCGTCGGAGGCCTCATCGTCGACCAGCAGGCCGCCCTCGTCGCGCAGAACTGCCTGGCACCCGGACAGGCGAAGTGCACCTTCGGCACCGGTGCCTTCCTGCTCGCCAACGTCGGCAGCAGCCCGACGCGGTCCAGTGCGGGGCTCGCCACGTCGGTCGCGTACCGGCTGGGCGAGCAGCTCACCTACTGCCTCGACGGGCAGGTCTACACCGCCGCCTCCGCGGTGCGGTGGCTCCAGGACGTCGGGCACATCGACTCCGCCCCCGACCTCGACCGCGTGTCCGCGGAGGACGACGACGGCGTCATCGCCGTGCCGGCGTTCGCCGGCCTCGCCGCCCCGTGGTGGCGACCGGACGCCCGGGCGACGTTCACCGGGCTGACCCTGTCCACCAGCCGAGGCCACCTCGTGCTCGCCGTCCTGGAGGGCATCGCAGCGCAGGTCGCGGAGCTGGCCAGCCTCGTCGAGCACGACCTCGACGGGCCGCTGCAGCGGCTGCGCGTCGACGGCGGACTCACCCAGAGCCGTGTCCTCATGCAAGCGGTCGCGAACCTGATGCAGGTCGAGATCGACGTCTACCCGTCACAGCACGCGACCCCGCTCGGCGCGGCCGCGCTGGCCCGTGTCGCCGCCGACCCGACACGCAGCCTGGCGGACGCCGTCGTGCCCTGGGCCCCCAGCTGGACCTACGAGCCACAGTGGTCCGCCGACCGCGCCCAAGACTTCCGCGCCCGCTGGTCCGCCGTCGCCACCGCCAACTGCTGA
- a CDS encoding amino acid permease encodes MAHQVPSSGAGAVREFGYRPELERSTGRFASFAVAFAFVSIATGIFTTFGSTLNTSGPAGIWTWPIVVVGQLMVAFVFGSLAARIPVTGYAYQWMSRLANPVLGWIMGWVSFTFLAIVVVAVDYTIASSVLPVLLNYTGTANNSWAITAIVLVAQALLVGFSTRWSERVNNVAVSAELIGMVLLVLLLLVVGAFARDFDLGNLTSTGPVPHHGYLGLGDATHVGPWLMGTLLGAFTIVGFESAANLAEETKDPARVVPRAMWQAVLASGLLGFAFLLVVTLCAGDPTKLAKSGTPVADVISRVLGNWVGDALLVLVVLSIFACGLVILMSGVRLVWAMSRDERFPGHRVWHRVSPRTHTPLAATGLVFLVAELILAVFAHQTDALFSLFAAATLLPAVIYAATVVLYIVKRSSLPPSRGFTLGRFETPVLVLASIWLVFELAIFRDASFKKPWEYAGVMLLIGAVYLVGLLVRRGGSSSLAMPDMSSIDAALDTGAVPSGLEHA; translated from the coding sequence ATGGCTCATCAGGTGCCGTCAAGCGGGGCGGGCGCTGTCCGCGAGTTCGGGTACAGACCCGAGCTGGAGCGCAGCACGGGGAGGTTCGCGTCGTTCGCCGTCGCCTTCGCCTTCGTGTCGATCGCCACGGGCATCTTCACGACCTTCGGGTCGACGCTGAACACCTCTGGCCCGGCTGGGATCTGGACGTGGCCGATCGTCGTGGTCGGGCAGTTGATGGTCGCGTTCGTGTTCGGCTCCCTCGCTGCGCGCATCCCCGTGACCGGGTACGCCTACCAGTGGATGTCGCGCCTGGCCAACCCCGTGCTCGGATGGATCATGGGCTGGGTCTCCTTCACCTTCCTCGCGATCGTCGTGGTCGCCGTCGACTACACCATCGCGTCTTCCGTGCTCCCGGTCCTCTTGAACTACACGGGCACGGCGAACAACAGCTGGGCGATCACCGCGATCGTCCTCGTCGCCCAGGCGCTGCTCGTGGGCTTCTCGACGCGCTGGTCCGAGCGCGTCAACAACGTCGCGGTCAGCGCAGAGCTGATCGGCATGGTGCTCCTGGTCCTGCTCCTGCTCGTCGTCGGCGCCTTCGCCCGCGACTTCGACTTGGGCAACCTCACCAGTACAGGGCCGGTGCCTCACCACGGATACCTCGGCCTCGGCGACGCCACCCACGTAGGACCCTGGCTCATGGGAACGCTGCTCGGGGCCTTCACGATCGTCGGGTTCGAGTCGGCGGCCAACCTCGCTGAGGAGACGAAGGACCCGGCCCGCGTCGTGCCCCGTGCGATGTGGCAAGCGGTCCTCGCCTCTGGGCTGCTGGGCTTCGCGTTCCTGCTCGTTGTGACCCTGTGCGCCGGGGACCCGACGAAGCTGGCGAAGTCCGGGACGCCGGTGGCCGACGTCATCTCCCGCGTGCTCGGGAACTGGGTGGGTGACGCCCTGCTCGTCCTCGTGGTGCTGTCGATCTTCGCGTGCGGCCTGGTCATCCTCATGAGCGGCGTGCGCCTCGTGTGGGCCATGTCGCGCGATGAGCGGTTCCCCGGCCACCGCGTGTGGCACCGGGTGTCGCCCAGGACGCACACCCCTCTGGCGGCCACCGGCTTGGTCTTCCTGGTCGCCGAGCTCATCCTCGCGGTGTTCGCTCACCAGACGGACGCCCTGTTCAGCCTGTTCGCCGCAGCGACCCTGCTGCCCGCCGTGATCTACGCCGCGACGGTGGTCCTGTACATCGTCAAGCGCAGCTCGTTGCCGCCCAGCCGGGGGTTCACGCTCGGCCGCTTCGAGACTCCTGTGCTCGTGCTGGCCAGCATCTGGCTGGTGTTCGAGCTGGCGATCTTCCGGGACGCCTCCTTCAAGAAGCCCTGGGAGTACGCCGGGGTCATGCTCCTCATCGGTGCCGTCTACCTCGTCGGGCTGCTCGTGCGCCGAGGAGGCTCCTCCTCGCTCGCGATGCCTGACATGAGCTCGATCGACGCGGCCCTCGACACGGGCGCTGTGCCTTCCGGACTGGAGCACGCATGA